One window of Drosophila busckii strain San Diego stock center, stock number 13000-0081.31 chromosome 3L, ASM1175060v1, whole genome shotgun sequence genomic DNA carries:
- the LOC108598692 gene encoding matrix-remodeling-associated protein 7: MLEQVKPWEFKLWFDISGYYVVILTTLFVCILIALYIANYFKGDKDVYKMDKEDNIYKRKEDNDNESNDEESELSSADDANIDFGSSVNYSNLDLVGKFQAQHFNMVKKLTPSQMEEERRIEREQLAAIFELLRKQEAELNLKERISDQELKDQVRLYR, translated from the exons atgcTAGAGCAAGTAAAACCTTGGGAATTTAAACTCTGGTTTGATATTTCTGGCTATTATGTTGTTATCTTGACAACACtctttgtttgcatattaatagCTCTCTACATTGCCAACTATTTCAAGGGCGACAAA GACGTATACAAAATGGACAAGGAAgacaatatttataagcgGAAAGAAGACAATGACAATGAATCAAATGATGAAGAGTCAGAGCTTTCAAGTGCGGATGATGCTAACATAGATTTTGGAAGCTCGGTCAACTATAGTAACCTAGACCTAGTAGGTAAATTTCAAGCCCAACATTTTAATATGGTGAAGAAGCTTACGCCCAGTCAAATGGAGGAGGAGCGTCGCATTGAGCGTGAGCAGCTAGCTGCGATATTTGAACTTTTACGCAAGCAAGAAGCGGAACTGAATCTTAAGGAGCGAATTAGCGACCAAGAACTAAAAGACCAAGTCCGATTATACCGTTAG
- the LOC108598691 gene encoding cyclin-H, whose protein sequence is MYPLSSQKRSWTFANDAQLQEFRVEQNTKYIEQHVDEAPGELQEYFLTPAEERLLLKQYEIYLVDFCRRFEPAMPKCVIGTAFSYFKRFYLNNTPMDYHPKEILATCVFVACKVEEFNVSISQFVNNIKGDRNKATDIVLSNELLLICQLNYYLTIHNPFRPIEGFLIDIKTRSNMQNPDRLRPQIDSFIDSTFFTDACLLYTPSQIGLAAVLHAASKEQENLDSYVTDFLFVSAREKLPGLIDAVRKIRLLVKNYQAPEREKVKAIEKKLDKCRNQNNNPDSELYKERLRRLYTDEDDLPAEDGSFHIADVSSDTSAMNISQ, encoded by the exons atgtatCCGCTAAGCTCGCAGAAACGTTCGTGGACTTTTGCCAACGATGCCCAGCTGCAGGAATTTCGTGTGGAGCAAAATACGAAGTATATAGAACAGCATGTGGATGAGGCGCCCGGTGAACTGCAGGAATATTTCCTGACGCCGGCTGAGGAAAGACTATTGTTAAAGCAGTATGAAATCTACTTGGTAGACTTTTGCCGTCGTTTTGAGCCAGCCATGCCAAAATGTGTAATTGGAACAGCATTTAGTTATTTCAAGCGATTTTACCTCAACAACACGCCTATGGACTATCATCCAAAGGAAATATT AGCCACATGCGTGTTTGTCGCCTGCAAAGTTGAGGAGTTCAATGTATCCATCAGTCAGTTTGTAAACAACATCAAAGGAGATCGAAATAAGGCCACAGACATTGTGCTCTCGAATGAGTTATTGTTGATTTGCCAACTAAACTACTACCTAACCATACACAATCCGTTCCGTCCCATTGAGGGCTTTCTTATAGATATAAAG aCTCGCAGCAATATGCAGAATCCAGATCGCTTGCGTCCGCAAATCGATAGCTTCATTGACTCGACGTTCTTCACCGATGCCTGCTTGCTATACACGCCCTCGCAAATTGGCTTAGCTGCAGTGCTACATGCAGCAAGTAAGGAGCAGGAAAACCTGGATAGCTATGTGACTGATTTCCTCTTTGTGTCTGCTCGTGAGAAACTGCCTGGTCTCATTGATGCTGTGCGCA aAATACGCTTGTTAGTTAAAAATTATCAGGCTCCTGAACGCGAAAAAGTGAAAGCTATTGAAAAGAAGTTGGACAAATGTcgcaatcaaaataataatccaGATAGCGAACT ttACAAAGAACGATTGCGCCGTTTATATACCGATGAGGACGATCTGCCTGCCGAAGATGGCTCTTTTCACATTGCTGATGTCAGCTCAGATACCTCGGCTATGAATATCAGTCAATGA